A stretch of DNA from Dehalobacterium formicoaceticum:
CCAAGGTTTATCCCAGAAAATTCAAGGATCTTGAGCCCCTTTCCAAGCTGGTATTTAGAAATCCCATCGAATACTCTCTTTATATCGAATTAAGCACCTTTGCCCAGCCTGATGTGCAGAAGGCGCTGGAAGCTTTAAAACGAGGGGGGGAAGCGGCAGCCAAATGGCTGGGACATATGGGTTCTATTGTTGAACATATTATTCAGAAAGGTTATCCCATGGGTGCTGCCACGGCGCAAAACTGTCCTTATGATATGTTTTCCGACAATATTCGCGGCTTGCTTAATACGGCCAATGATGTTTATCAGAGGCCGGAGCAATTAATGGCCGTCTTGGATTATATGACCGAGGTATGTGTTGAAAGAGCGACCACAACAGCCAAAGCTCTGGGCGTAGACTTTGTCTTTATTCCCCTCCACGGCGGTGTGGATGAGTTTATGAGTCCGGCTAATTATGAAAAATTTTATTGGCCCGGTTTGAAAAAACTGATCATGGCTTTGATTGATATTAATATTACCCCTTATGTGTTCTGCGAAGGGAAATACAACACCCGTTTAGAAGTCATCTCTGATGTGCCGAAGGGAAAGGTTATTTATATGTTTGATGAGGTGGATATTGTTAAAGCGAAGAAGACCGTCGGTCAGGTAGCTTGTATCTGCGGTAATTTGCCGACCTCCCTTTTGGTTTATGGCAAAAAGCAAAAGGTAATTGACGAAACCAAGCGTTTAATTGATAATTGCGCCGGTGACGGCGGCTTTATTATGGACTGTTCCATCGTCTTGGATAATGCCAACCGGGAGAACATGGAAGCCTGGGCGGAAACCACCAGGACCTATGGTAAATATTA
This window harbors:
- a CDS encoding uroporphyrinogen decarboxylase family protein, coding for MTNAQEMFQIRSNRIKDVIALKKPDTVPFVPKVGNYYANGYNISMYDAMMDVRNVLPGVDGFLDDFEPDMAWAPVLYPIPPMEAMNCGYIKWPGPEHNLPLNTSFQIGDQTFLHDDEYEEFLLDPTHFFLTKVYPRKFKDLEPLSKLVFRNPIEYSLYIELSTFAQPDVQKALEALKRGGEAAAKWLGHMGSIVEHIIQKGYPMGAATAQNCPYDMFSDNIRGLLNTANDVYQRPEQLMAVLDYMTEVCVERATTTAKALGVDFVFIPLHGGVDEFMSPANYEKFYWPGLKKLIMALIDINITPYVFCEGKYNTRLEVISDVPKGKVIYMFDEVDIVKAKKTVGQVACICGNLPTSLLVYGKKQKVIDETKRLIDNCAGDGGFIMDCSIVLDNANRENMEAWAETTRTYGKY